The stretch of DNA AATTTGGGAAGAGAGTACTTCAGCCGGTTATCGAACTACTGGTGGGGATTCCTTCTGTCGTTTATGGTTTCATCGGACTTGTGGTACTGGTTCCATTATTACGGGATAATTTACCTGGAATCGGGTTTAGTTTGTTGGCAGGTGTCATCGTTTTGACTGTAATGATTCTCCCTACGGTTACTACTATAGCAACAGATGCCATGCGCTCATTGCCGAACAGTCTGCGGCAAGGTTCGCTTGCTTTGGGTGCCACACGCTGGCAGACAATCCGGAAAGTATTGATTCCAGCAGCATTGCCATCCCTATTGACAGCTATCGTGCTCGGAATGGCCCGGGCATTTGGGGAAGCACTGGCTGTACAGATGGTAATTGGTAACACACGTGATTTGCCTGGAAGTATTTTCGATACTTCCGCAACTTTAACAACTATCGTTACACTGAACATCGGACATACGACGTACGGCAGCATCGAGAACAATACGTTATGGTCAATGGGTCTCATATTGCTAGTTATCTCATTCGTCTTTATCTTCATCGTCCGTTACTTGTCCGGTAGGAGGAAAATTTAATGAACAGCAGAATTACAGATCGTATCGCAACAGGCGTTTTCTATGTAATAGCAGCAATCATGGTAGCATTACTGCTTTATCTATTCTATTTCATTCTATCTAATGGTGTACCGCAGATAACTTGGGATTTCCTTACGTCTGCATCCAGCTCCTATCAAGCTGGCGGTGGTATACGTGATCAGTTATTCAACTCCTTGTATATCCTTGTGATAACAATGATCATCACTGTGCCG from Terribacillus sp. FSL K6-0262 encodes:
- the pstC gene encoding phosphate ABC transporter permease subunit PstC, with the translated sequence MAKASVTPSAEERLILTKKNRRWDEVRGRSLVTICAVIMIVATIAVTIFLAQKGLQSFTVNNINPIAYLTSTNWNPTGGENASFGIFPFIFGSLAVTFLSALIAAPLGIGAAIFMSEIAPKFGKRVLQPVIELLVGIPSVVYGFIGLVVLVPLLRDNLPGIGFSLLAGVIVLTVMILPTVTTIATDAMRSLPNSLRQGSLALGATRWQTIRKVLIPAALPSLLTAIVLGMARAFGEALAVQMVIGNTRDLPGSIFDTSATLTTIVTLNIGHTTYGSIENNTLWSMGLILLVISFVFIFIVRYLSGRRKI